One Acidobacteriota bacterium DNA window includes the following coding sequences:
- a CDS encoding sodium:alanine symporter family protein — protein MPVQAGFRAAKDKGKAVKVQQRELAEVDFGDRIRRLTMLRRRVAPTAPTGRPGGREGLMDQYLQGVLDFVSVARDWIWGNWMIALLVGTGVILTLRTGGVQFRLFGQSMKLLLHGAFGKEPAKDEKGDISPYAALMTALAATVGNGNIAGVAAAIATGGPGAPFWMWVSAVFGMATKYAEGFLGVYFRREAEDGSMAGGPMYYCRYGLKDTRFARGLGWAFALFGGFACLLGTGNMAQSNSMALAVDAAFKEHGVVGGCPFWISGLVITLLVGLVVIGGIKRIGAVAEKLVPTMIAVYFIGVIIVLGAHWREIPAAFATIFGFAFSLKAAVGGVIGISVQRAISLGVSRGVLSNEAGLGSAGIAQSASRSSDPTDNGLLAMTGVFIDTLVVNTLTTLLIVVTGVWKLTPVMGGELTSTALTASAMSTVIPSGSLIIAVCSFLFGYTTLIGWCYYGEICWEYIFGIRIVLPYRFIYITLLFVGAVVQGPFINIVWFVGEAANAFMAFPNLIGLLMLSGLVARITRQRYCGES, from the coding sequence CGGTGATAGAATCCGCCGTCTGACGATGCTCCGGCGGAGGGTCGCCCCGACCGCTCCAACCGGGCGCCCAGGCGGCCGGGAGGGCCTGATGGACCAATACTTGCAAGGCGTGCTCGATTTCGTCTCCGTGGCCCGGGACTGGATCTGGGGCAACTGGATGATCGCCCTGCTGGTGGGCACGGGCGTGATCCTGACCCTCCGCACCGGCGGCGTCCAGTTCCGCCTGTTCGGGCAGTCCATGAAACTGCTCCTGCACGGCGCCTTCGGCAAAGAACCGGCGAAGGACGAGAAGGGCGACATCTCCCCCTATGCCGCGCTGATGACGGCGCTGGCGGCCACGGTGGGTAACGGCAACATCGCCGGCGTGGCCGCGGCCATCGCCACCGGCGGCCCCGGCGCGCCGTTCTGGATGTGGGTCAGCGCCGTCTTCGGCATGGCCACCAAGTACGCCGAGGGGTTCCTGGGCGTCTACTTCCGTCGCGAGGCGGAGGACGGCTCCATGGCCGGCGGTCCCATGTACTACTGCCGCTACGGCCTCAAGGACACCCGCTTCGCCCGGGGGCTCGGCTGGGCATTCGCCCTGTTCGGCGGCTTCGCCTGCCTGCTGGGCACCGGCAACATGGCCCAGTCCAACTCGATGGCCCTGGCTGTCGACGCGGCGTTCAAAGAGCACGGCGTGGTCGGTGGGTGTCCCTTTTGGATCTCCGGCCTGGTCATCACGCTGCTCGTCGGCCTCGTGGTCATCGGCGGCATCAAGCGCATCGGCGCCGTGGCCGAAAAGCTCGTGCCCACCATGATCGCCGTTTATTTCATCGGCGTCATCATCGTGCTCGGCGCCCACTGGCGGGAGATCCCCGCTGCCTTCGCGACAATATTCGGCTTCGCCTTTTCGCTTAAAGCGGCGGTGGGCGGAGTGATCGGGATTTCGGTCCAGCGAGCCATCAGCCTGGGCGTGAGCCGGGGCGTGCTGAGCAACGAAGCGGGGCTGGGCTCGGCGGGCATCGCCCAGAGCGCCTCGCGATCGTCGGACCCCACCGACAACGGTCTGCTGGCAATGACCGGTGTCTTCATCGACACTCTGGTGGTCAACACCTTGACCACCCTGCTCATCGTGGTCACCGGCGTCTGGAAGCTCACGCCGGTGATGGGCGGCGAGCTCACCAGCACCGCCCTGACCGCATCGGCCATGTCCACGGTGATCCCCAGCGGCAGCCTGATCATCGCCGTCTGCTCGTTCCTGTTCGGCTACACCACCCTCATCGGCTGGTGCTACTACGGGGAGATCTGCTGGGAGTACATCTTCGGCATCCGCATCGTGCTGCCGTACCGGTTCATCTATATCACCCTGTTGTTTGTCGGCGCGGTGGTGCAGGGGCCGTTCATCAACATCGTCTGGTTCGTCGGCGAGGCGGCCAACGCGTTCATGGCCTTTCCCAACCTGATCGGCCTGCTGATGCTCAGCGGGCTTGTGGCGCGCATCACCCGCCAGCGCTATTGCGGAGAAAGCTGA